One stretch of Pyxidicoccus xibeiensis DNA includes these proteins:
- a CDS encoding PH domain-containing protein, producing the protein MSDTQPTLERLPPAALTLFRLAGLIRIGVYGLLTLVAGFILSRTDVGAWAWLLPLVAVLLCAFMLIWYPPRAHQRWGWALREHDLLIAHGVLVQQLVSIPAGRIQHVDVHQGPIERALGLARLQVYTASGGGADGEIPGLARETADALREKLVRREAEDVV; encoded by the coding sequence ATGTCCGACACGCAGCCCACGCTCGAACGCCTGCCTCCCGCCGCGCTGACGCTGTTCCGTCTCGCGGGGCTCATCCGCATCGGCGTGTACGGCCTGCTGACCCTGGTCGCCGGCTTCATCCTGTCGCGGACGGACGTGGGCGCGTGGGCGTGGCTCCTCCCCCTGGTGGCGGTGCTGCTCTGCGCCTTCATGCTCATCTGGTATCCGCCACGCGCGCACCAGCGCTGGGGCTGGGCCCTGCGCGAGCATGACCTGCTCATCGCCCACGGCGTCCTGGTGCAGCAGCTCGTGTCCATCCCCGCGGGCCGCATCCAGCATGTGGACGTCCACCAGGGCCCCATCGAGCGGGCGCTCGGCCTGGCCCGGCTCCAGGTCTACACCGCCTCCGGTGGCGGCGCGGACGGCGAGATTCCCGGCCTCGCCCGCGAAACGGCGGATGCCCTGCGCGAGAAGCTCGTGCGGCGTGAGGCCGAAGATGTCGTCTGA